A region of Allocoleopsis franciscana PCC 7113 DNA encodes the following proteins:
- a CDS encoding BlaI/MecI/CopY family transcriptional regulator, with protein MTSVPNHRPKNLSLGPLETEILNLVWELGSATVKDIHERILADPDRELAYTSVTTVLRRLTQKGWLSCDRPLDAARGDRQARAFRWTPLVSRAEAQVLQSHDQLNRFLAVSNPDIVAAFADRLDTASLEQIEAIALRIQAARRAREEQE; from the coding sequence ATGACTTCTGTACCCAATCACCGCCCCAAAAACCTCTCCCTAGGTCCTTTGGAAACAGAGATTCTCAATCTCGTCTGGGAACTGGGTTCTGCCACTGTTAAGGATATACATGAACGAATTTTGGCTGACCCTGATCGGGAGTTAGCTTACACTTCGGTGACTACCGTCCTGCGTCGCTTGACCCAAAAAGGCTGGCTGAGTTGCGATCGTCCTTTGGACGCTGCCAGGGGCGATCGCCAAGCGCGTGCTTTTCGTTGGACACCCTTAGTCTCTCGTGCAGAGGCGCAGGTACTCCAATCCCATGACCAACTCAATCGATTTCTGGCTGTTAGTAACCCGGATATTGTAGCGGCTTTTGCCGATCGCCTGGATACTGCCAGTTTAGAGCAAATTGAGGCGATCGCACTTCGGATTCAAGCCGCACGTCGAGCTAGAGAGGAGCAGGAGTGA
- a CDS encoding M56 family metallopeptidase, with protein sequence MHLIMILTALSLAWLLRCRYSKATGNWIQRWQKTLLLFLLPPLLLLMTALAVLLMGPQGQMIGLHTDGFSYSLVLVSVGLAVGFGVHLAAQGWQSIHKIRTYPQVDLDGQSARLLDHLTLFSAQIGFWQPELVVSQGLLQTLKPEHLQAVLTHEQAHYYYRDTFWFFWLGWLRQITLWLPNTEALWQELLLLRELRADHWARQRVDSLLLAESLLMVVSAPMMVSENFCAAFSRATPHNRLQERIEALLGESESPTPSPSWTWSWVFLSLLPLMAVPFHS encoded by the coding sequence ATGCATCTAATCATGATTTTGACGGCGTTGAGCCTAGCTTGGTTGCTGCGATGCCGTTACTCTAAAGCCACAGGGAACTGGATTCAGCGCTGGCAAAAAACTCTATTATTATTTCTCTTACCCCCCTTATTGCTGTTAATGACAGCGCTCGCGGTGCTGTTGATGGGGCCACAAGGACAAATGATTGGCCTGCACACCGACGGGTTTAGTTACTCTCTAGTCCTAGTCAGCGTCGGTTTAGCCGTTGGTTTTGGTGTACATTTAGCGGCTCAGGGATGGCAGTCTATCCACAAGATTCGCACTTACCCACAAGTTGACCTAGATGGTCAATCGGCTCGTCTTCTCGATCACCTGACTTTATTTAGTGCTCAGATTGGCTTTTGGCAACCAGAACTGGTGGTGAGTCAAGGACTGCTCCAGACCTTAAAACCTGAGCATCTTCAAGCTGTTTTAACCCACGAACAAGCCCATTACTACTATAGGGATACGTTCTGGTTCTTCTGGCTGGGTTGGTTGCGCCAGATCACGCTATGGTTACCCAATACAGAAGCTTTGTGGCAAGAACTTCTGTTATTACGAGAACTCCGTGCAGATCACTGGGCACGCCAACGTGTAGATAGTTTATTGTTAGCCGAATCGCTACTCATGGTGGTGAGTGCCCCCATGATGGTATCGGAAAATTTTTGCGCTGCCTTTAGCCGTGCAACTCCCCATAATCGCTTACAGGAGAGGATCGAGGCGCTCTTAGGCGAGAGCGAATCTCCGACTCCGTCACCTTCTTGGACTTGGAGTTGGGTGTTTTTATCCCTGCTGCCTTTGATGGCTGTGCCCTTTCATAGTTAA
- a CDS encoding efflux RND transporter periplasmic adaptor subunit codes for MYSKSPSAQWFTAQIYTAERYSKVSPQQGKYKQEFSWLLLLFILMPLPFLTGCSGSSKTGAEAQSTSSRSKTEKGGIAVDVAIAKTGIIEEPLNFIGSTQPDRQVSLRAQVEGRLLSLQVDVGDPVKKGQMLARLDDSLLVTSVTQGQSELAALQSEVARAQTQVTNARSQAEQARAELKQAQVDAQRLRSLSAAGAITKQQAELAQTEAATAQQRLNSAIAQIATEQQAVAAAQGRVEAQRAAIAQAKERQSYALLASPITGVVLEKISEPGNLVQPGGEILRLGDFSRVKVVVQVSDQYLSKIRVGQSVKVRLDALPNEEFTGQVTRILPSPTASTTAVQIPVEITIPNSNGRIGSQLRAEINFESNTQPRVVVPQSALQGERNKGSRSSANSQSPNPQSSKGTVFVVTGEGNQATVKSRPVQVGSSANGQVEILSGLKPGERFVSGSTKPLKDGDSVRLSILSQSPEKQEQR; via the coding sequence GTGTACTCCAAATCTCCATCTGCTCAATGGTTTACGGCTCAAATTTATACAGCCGAGCGATATAGTAAAGTCTCACCACAACAGGGAAAATACAAACAAGAATTTTCCTGGTTACTGCTGCTGTTTATCCTGATGCCCTTGCCATTTTTGACCGGGTGTAGTGGATCGTCGAAAACCGGAGCCGAGGCTCAATCAACCTCTTCTAGAAGCAAAACAGAGAAAGGCGGCATAGCAGTGGATGTCGCGATCGCAAAAACTGGAATCATCGAAGAACCGTTAAATTTTATCGGCTCCACCCAACCCGACAGACAAGTATCACTCCGCGCTCAGGTGGAAGGACGCCTCCTCAGTCTACAGGTTGATGTGGGTGACCCGGTGAAAAAAGGTCAAATGCTCGCTCGGTTAGATGATTCCTTACTCGTTACTAGCGTCACTCAGGGACAATCCGAACTGGCGGCACTCCAATCAGAAGTAGCACGCGCCCAAACTCAAGTGACCAATGCTCGTTCCCAAGCCGAACAGGCAAGGGCAGAACTAAAACAGGCACAAGTGGATGCACAACGATTGCGATCGCTCTCCGCTGCGGGTGCCATTACCAAACAACAAGCCGAATTAGCCCAGACAGAGGCTGCCACCGCTCAACAAAGACTCAATTCTGCGATCGCCCAAATTGCCACAGAACAACAAGCGGTAGCAGCCGCTCAAGGTCGAGTGGAAGCCCAACGCGCTGCGATTGCTCAGGCCAAAGAACGCCAATCCTACGCCCTGCTAGCTTCCCCGATTACTGGTGTAGTTTTAGAAAAAATCAGCGAACCCGGAAATCTAGTACAGCCAGGAGGCGAAATTTTACGATTGGGAGACTTTAGTCGTGTCAAAGTCGTGGTTCAAGTGTCCGATCAATACCTCTCAAAGATTCGAGTAGGGCAATCCGTGAAAGTGCGATTGGATGCCCTTCCCAACGAGGAATTCACCGGGCAAGTCACTCGTATTTTGCCCTCCCCCACAGCGAGTACGACGGCTGTTCAGATACCCGTAGAAATCACCATTCCTAATAGTAACGGTAGAATCGGCTCTCAACTCAGAGCAGAAATCAACTTTGAGTCCAACACACAGCCTCGTGTGGTGGTACCCCAATCTGCCCTACAAGGAGAGAGGAACAAGGGAAGTCGAAGCTCTGCAAACTCCCAAAGCCCCAATCCCCAATCCTCTAAGGGGACAGTGTTTGTCGTCACGGGCGAAGGAAACCAAGCTACAGTAAAGTCTCGTCCCGTGCAAGTCGGCAGCAGTGCCAACGGACAGGTTGAAATTCTATCAGGGTTAAAGCCGGGAGAACGCTTTGTTAGCGGCAGTACAAAGCCATTGAAAGATGGCGACTCGGTGCGTCTGAGTATACTCTCACAAAGCCCAGAAAAACAGGAGCAGCGCTAA
- a CDS encoding efflux RND transporter permease subunit, with protein sequence MQNSGKSGFSLSATSIRQHIGTLMLTLTVIVLGVFFLAQLQVDLLPSITYPRIGVRLSAPGVSPEVAVEEITKPLEEALSATEGVVQVYSQTREGQVSLDLYFKPGGNIDQALNDATASFNRAQGRLPDIVEQPRLFKADPSQLPVYEFALQSPSLQDVDLRVFADEELSRELGVVDGVAAVDVSGGVQEEVLVEIDSSRLQSLGIGLTDVLNQLRDRNLDVSGGRLRGGDSEPLTRTVARFRDAREIRDLSFEVSASGSSLAAINGEQSASGNQQSANPTRRVYLRDFTQIIDGTEEQRVFVFLNGEPAVKVSVQKQADANTIEVVDGVKKRIQELRQSGLIPEDMEIVSTLDESVFIQNSISNVTTSGLIGAGLAAFAVLLFLGSLRQTLIITIAIPLATLAAIILMQLFGLSINVFSLGGLALGVGIVVDNAIVMLETISEGVGMTPGQTTPTRLGASQLIDQAVRSSQEVESALVASTTTNLVSVLPFLLIGGFFALLFNELILTISFSVAASLLVALTVVPAITSRLLAVRWSSGASNFWPLRQFNLRFEAATRGYMSFLGLILRFRLLVIVLAFLILGGGSGFLVGQIPQEILPRISTGQASLFAQFPPGTTVATNRKVMSVVDEILLQQPETEYVFTTSGGFLFGSNTSENALRGSSNITLKPGTDIDAFVERVTKEFNKLNLVGIRLRVSPGQVRGIVLTNSPVRGAEVDVTLQGTNPQKLQQAGRQVLEALDERATLVRFRPDADPRQPEVQIRPDWERVAEFGLTAKDIGDTIQTSIQGSVPTQLQRGDRLVDVRVQLNQEILQRPTQLAQVPLLIENNSQIRLGDVATVSKGEAPGEIQRINQRQVFQIAGNLAEGATLSDAIAQTNTVLASINLPDGVSVLPSATQETNRQLQNSLKILGGLAAFLVFVVMAVQYNSLIDPLVIILTVPLALAGGIFGLYITKTAIGATVLVGAVLLVGIVVNNAIIMVELANQIREREDIDRKTAILKAAPQRLRPIMMTTITTVLGLFPLALGIGEGSEFLQPLGVVVFSGLSLATLLTLFIIPCFYVLLHEFPGEKKPPRKRRVVDKKSLETVYRHSPDN encoded by the coding sequence ATGCAGAACTCTGGGAAATCGGGATTTAGCCTGAGTGCGACCTCGATTCGCCAACATATTGGCACCCTCATGCTTACCCTCACTGTTATCGTGCTGGGGGTATTTTTCCTCGCCCAACTTCAGGTTGATTTGTTGCCATCGATTACTTATCCCAGGATTGGTGTGCGGCTGTCTGCACCTGGAGTCTCGCCAGAAGTAGCGGTGGAGGAAATCACCAAACCTTTGGAGGAAGCCTTAAGCGCCACCGAGGGAGTGGTGCAAGTGTATTCCCAAACCCGTGAGGGACAGGTGAGTTTAGACCTGTATTTCAAACCTGGGGGTAATATTGATCAAGCTTTAAACGATGCTACGGCTAGCTTTAACCGCGCTCAAGGCCGGTTACCCGATATTGTTGAACAGCCGCGATTGTTCAAGGCTGACCCCTCTCAGTTGCCGGTTTATGAATTCGCCTTGCAGTCACCTTCGTTGCAGGATGTTGATTTGCGCGTGTTTGCTGATGAAGAACTCAGTCGCGAACTTGGCGTTGTGGATGGGGTGGCAGCAGTCGATGTTTCCGGTGGCGTCCAAGAAGAAGTGTTAGTTGAAATTGACTCAAGTCGCTTACAGTCGTTAGGCATTGGGTTAACCGATGTGTTGAATCAACTGCGCGATCGCAATCTGGATGTGTCTGGTGGGCGTCTGCGAGGAGGAGACTCAGAACCCCTAACCCGTACTGTCGCTCGCTTTCGGGACGCACGAGAAATCCGCGATCTCTCGTTTGAAGTTTCTGCCAGTGGTTCGTCACTTGCCGCTATTAATGGCGAACAATCAGCCTCAGGTAATCAGCAATCGGCAAACCCCACTCGTCGTGTTTACCTGCGAGACTTTACTCAAATTATCGACGGGACGGAAGAACAACGGGTGTTTGTTTTCCTGAATGGGGAACCGGCCGTTAAGGTCAGCGTGCAAAAGCAGGCAGACGCTAATACGATTGAAGTCGTCGATGGTGTGAAAAAACGCATCCAAGAGTTGCGTCAATCGGGTTTGATTCCGGAAGATATGGAGATTGTTTCCACATTGGACGAGTCTGTCTTCATCCAGAACTCAATCTCCAACGTTACAACATCGGGTTTGATTGGTGCGGGTTTAGCAGCCTTTGCCGTTTTGCTGTTCCTGGGTTCTCTCAGGCAAACCTTAATTATTACGATCGCCATCCCTCTAGCCACCCTAGCGGCAATTATTTTAATGCAGCTATTTGGCCTATCCATCAACGTGTTCAGCTTGGGGGGTTTAGCCTTAGGAGTCGGGATTGTCGTCGATAATGCGATCGTCATGCTAGAAACCATCTCAGAAGGTGTCGGCATGACTCCAGGGCAAACGACCCCCACTCGTTTAGGGGCTAGTCAATTGATTGACCAAGCCGTCAGGAGTTCACAGGAGGTTGAATCCGCATTAGTTGCCTCTACCACTACTAACTTAGTTTCAGTCCTGCCGTTTTTGCTGATTGGTGGCTTCTTCGCGCTGCTATTTAATGAATTAATTCTCACCATCAGCTTTTCTGTCGCCGCTTCTTTATTAGTGGCGCTGACGGTTGTGCCAGCGATCACCTCACGCCTCCTAGCCGTGCGCTGGTCAAGTGGAGCGAGCAACTTTTGGCCGTTACGCCAGTTTAACCTGCGGTTTGAGGCGGCGACGAGAGGTTACATGAGCTTTTTGGGATTAATCCTGCGTTTTCGACTCCTGGTTATTGTGCTTGCCTTCCTGATTCTGGGCGGCGGCAGTGGATTTTTAGTGGGTCAAATTCCTCAAGAAATCTTACCCCGCATTAGCACAGGGCAGGCATCCCTATTTGCTCAATTTCCTCCCGGTACGACAGTGGCAACAAACCGCAAGGTGATGAGTGTGGTGGATGAAATTCTCCTACAACAGCCGGAAACCGAGTATGTCTTTACCACCTCCGGTGGTTTTCTGTTCGGCAGCAATACGTCGGAGAATGCTTTGCGGGGTTCGAGTAATATCACCCTCAAACCGGGTACTGATATTGATGCGTTTGTTGAGCGTGTTACTAAAGAGTTCAATAAGCTGAATTTAGTGGGGATTCGTCTGCGAGTGAGTCCGGGGCAGGTGCGGGGTATCGTCCTGACAAACTCCCCCGTCCGAGGCGCAGAAGTTGATGTGACTCTCCAAGGAACCAATCCCCAAAAACTGCAACAAGCTGGACGACAAGTGCTGGAAGCTCTCGATGAGCGAGCCACCCTAGTACGCTTTCGCCCAGATGCTGACCCCCGGCAACCGGAAGTGCAAATCCGCCCAGATTGGGAACGTGTGGCAGAATTTGGGTTAACGGCAAAAGACATTGGGGACACGATTCAGACTTCCATTCAGGGTTCAGTCCCAACTCAGCTACAACGAGGCGATCGCTTAGTGGATGTGCGGGTACAGCTCAATCAGGAAATCTTGCAACGTCCGACCCAGTTGGCGCAGGTGCCCTTACTGATCGAGAACAATAGCCAAATTCGTTTGGGAGATGTGGCGACGGTTAGCAAAGGAGAAGCGCCAGGTGAAATTCAACGGATTAACCAACGGCAAGTGTTCCAGATTGCCGGAAACTTAGCTGAGGGAGCAACGTTGAGCGATGCGATCGCCCAAACAAACACTGTTCTCGCTTCGATCAACTTACCCGATGGCGTCTCTGTACTCCCCAGTGCCACCCAAGAAACCAATCGACAGTTGCAAAATTCTCTCAAGATTTTGGGGGGATTAGCGGCATTCTTGGTTTTTGTGGTGATGGCGGTACAGTACAACTCGTTGATTGACCCTTTGGTGATCATCCTGACGGTACCTCTTGCCTTGGCTGGGGGAATTTTTGGACTTTACATTACCAAAACGGCAATTGGCGCAACCGTACTCGTGGGGGCAGTATTGTTGGTGGGGATTGTCGTCAACAATGCCATCATCATGGTAGAGTTAGCCAACCAAATTCGTGAGCGCGAGGACATTGACCGCAAAACAGCCATTTTGAAAGCGGCTCCGCAGCGCCTACGACCGATTATGATGACTACCATTACGACGGTCTTGGGCTTATTTCCCCTAGCGTTAGGTATTGGGGAAGGCTCAGAATTTCTGCAACCTTTGGGCGTTGTTGTCTTTTCGGGTTTATCTTTAGCAACACTTTTAACCCTATTTATCATCCCCTGTTTCTACGTGCTGCTGCATGAGTTTCCAGGGGAAAAGAAGCCACCCCGCAAGCGGCGGGTTGTGGATAAAAAATCATTAGAAACCGTTTACCGTCACTCTCCTGATAATTAA
- a CDS encoding class I fructose-bisphosphate aldolase: MTATASVPHAIESWLGNEAEDLLTYQPKVSKQLLHLPGSDSVDRIFAQSDRNPQVLRSLQQLYSTGRLANTGYLSILPVDQGIEHSAGASFAPNPIYFDPENILRLAIEGGCNGVATTLGVLGMVSRKYAHRIPFIAKINHNELLTYPNQFDQIMFASVEQAWNLGAVAVGATIYFGSDQSTRQIQEVSRAFARAHELGMATILWCYLRNNAFKQDQDYHLAADLTGQANHLGVTIEADIIKQKLPENNKGYLAVAKASGKSYGKTHDRVYSELTTDHPIDLTRYQVLNCYAGRAGLINSGGASGKSDFAEAIRTAVINKRAGGSGLISGRKTFQRPFEEGVKLFHAIQDVYLSNEVTIA, from the coding sequence ATGACGGCTACCGCATCAGTACCTCACGCAATTGAATCTTGGCTGGGTAACGAAGCTGAAGACTTGCTAACCTACCAGCCGAAAGTTTCTAAACAGCTATTACATCTACCCGGTTCAGATTCAGTGGATCGGATTTTTGCACAAAGCGATCGCAACCCCCAAGTCCTCCGTAGTCTGCAACAACTGTACTCAACCGGACGCCTTGCCAATACCGGCTATCTCTCCATTTTGCCTGTAGACCAGGGCATCGAACACTCTGCTGGTGCCTCCTTTGCCCCCAATCCGATCTACTTCGATCCGGAAAACATTCTGAGATTAGCGATCGAAGGTGGTTGTAATGGTGTGGCGACCACTCTCGGTGTCTTAGGGATGGTATCTCGTAAGTATGCTCACCGCATTCCGTTCATTGCCAAAATCAATCACAATGAACTGCTGACTTACCCCAACCAATTTGACCAGATTATGTTCGCCAGTGTCGAGCAAGCCTGGAATTTAGGGGCGGTGGCTGTAGGGGCAACGATTTACTTTGGTTCTGACCAATCCACGCGCCAAATTCAGGAAGTTAGCCGCGCCTTTGCCCGCGCCCACGAACTCGGTATGGCAACGATTCTGTGGTGCTATCTCCGCAACAATGCATTTAAGCAAGACCAAGATTATCACCTTGCTGCTGACCTCACGGGACAAGCTAACCACTTGGGTGTGACGATCGAAGCCGACATCATCAAGCAAAAGCTGCCGGAAAATAACAAAGGCTATCTGGCTGTCGCCAAAGCATCTGGCAAGTCATACGGCAAAACCCATGATCGCGTCTATTCGGAACTCACCACCGACCACCCCATTGACCTGACTCGCTACCAAGTGCTGAACTGCTATGCAGGTCGTGCGGGTTTAATTAACTCCGGTGGGGCATCGGGTAAAAGCGATTTTGCTGAAGCGATTCGCACGGCTGTGATTAACAAACGTGCAGGTGGTTCTGGCTTAATCTCCGGTCGCAAAACCTTCCAGCGACCGTTTGAGGAAGGTGTCAAACTGTTTCATGCCATTCAGGATGTTTACTTGTCCAATGAAGTCACCATCGCCTAA
- a CDS encoding P-II family nitrogen regulator, which yields MSTKGTPVKTAVLITIIGESVLRDRLVKLLKSKQVTGYTISQAQGEGGHGRRLGDIAGYNTNIEIKTVVSPENSDDILRALMEMREGHALMAFRQNVELLSDELDEAQ from the coding sequence ATGTCTACCAAAGGCACTCCTGTCAAGACGGCTGTCTTAATCACTATTATTGGTGAATCCGTACTCAGAGATCGTCTTGTGAAACTCCTCAAAAGTAAGCAAGTAACGGGATATACCATTAGTCAGGCTCAAGGCGAGGGCGGTCATGGCAGACGATTGGGGGATATTGCCGGCTACAACACGAACATTGAGATCAAGACCGTCGTATCGCCTGAAAATTCTGATGATATTCTCCGCGCTTTGATGGAGATGCGGGAGGGTCACGCCTTAATGGCTTTCCGACAAAATGTAGAACTCTTGAGCGATGAGTTGGATGAGGCTCAATAA